ACTCGGCGTTTTACCTCGTCAACAGCGCCGCCTTTTTGGATACCCCGGGGGAGTGGTTTGCGTCGCACGGCAAGGTATACTACTGGCCACGGACGGGCGAGGACATGCGCAATGCACAGGTCGTCGCCCCCGCCCTGGAAACGTTGGTACGCATTCTTGGAACCGTAGATCGCCCCGTCTCCTACGTGTATATAAAAGGCCTGCACTTCGTCTATACCACCTGGATGCGCCCCTCCCGGATGGGCCACGTCCCCCTGCAAGCGGGGATGTACCTCCTGGACGCCTACAAGCTCAAGCCCGCCGGAACCCCGGAGAAAAAGGGTCTCGAAAACCAGGCCTGGATCGGCCGCCCGCCCGCCGCCGTGTCGGTGGTGTATGCCAACCACGTCGGGTTCGACGGCTGCCGTTTCGGGGAACTGGCCAGCAGCGGCCTCGACCTGGAACGGGGGACCCACGACAATATCGTCAAGGGCTGTGTGTTTAGCGACATCGGCGGGACCGGTTACCAGGAGGGCGTATACAGCGACGAAGGGTTTGAAACCCACTTGCCCTACCAGCCCTCGGACGTACGCGACATCTGTACCCGGGATACGGTCATGGATAACCTCGTCGACAACTGCGGGAACGAAGACTGGGGATGCGTGGGGATCAGCGAGGGGTATGTCCGGGAGGCCTGCATCACACACAACGAGGTCCGGAACGTACCCTATTCCGGCATCTGTGTGGGCTGGGGCTGGACAAAACTTCCCAACGCGATGTACGGGAACAGGATCATCGCCAACTACGTGCACCACTACGCCACGCACATGTACGACGTGGGGGGTATTTATACCTTGTCCGCCCAGCCGGGAACGCTGATCGAAGACAACCGCGTGGACGACATCCTGCACCCGGCGTATGTACACGACCCCGGGCACTGGTTCTATTTTTACTTTGACGAAGGATCGTCCTTTATCACCATACAACACAACTGGTGTCCCGAGGCGAAGTTTATGCGGAACAGCAACGGACCCGGCAATACCTGGGAAGACAACGGCCCGGCAGTGGCCGATACCATCCAACAAAACGCGGGTCTGGAGCCCGCCTATCGATAGACTATGTTACGACTTGGCATTCTTGGTTTGGGAGAGGGCCGCAGCGCCATCTCCGCCGCCCTTCACAGCGATCGCTATCAATTGCGGAACATCTGCGACCGGAACGAGGCGCTTTGCCGCGAACGCGTGGAAGAGTTCGGTTTTCCGACCTATACCCTGAACTACCAGGACCTCCTGGACGACCCCGGCATCGATGTGATTGCGATCTATACGCCGGACCACCTCCATGCGGACCACGTCAAGGCAGCCCTGCTCCACGGCAAACATGTGGTATGTACAAAACCTTTTATTGACGACCTCGGCCGCGGACAGGAACTCATCGATCTAAGCGAAGCCACAGGACGCAAAGTATTCGTCGGCCAAAGCTCGCGCTTTTTCGAACCCATGCGCCGGCAACGCGCGGACTACGAAGCGGGGCTCATCGGGGATCTCGTCACGGTAGAAGCGTATTATCACGCCGACCACCGCTGGTTCCTGGCCAAAGGATGGTCATTGGGCGAAAGATTCAAATGGCTCTACGGTGGTCTCAGCCATCCCGTCGACCTCGTCCGCTGGTACCTGCCCGACATCGTGGAAGTCATGGGGTATGGCCTGCTCAGCCCCAACGGCCGCAAGGGCGGTCTGCAACACGAGGACACCATGCACTTTATCTTCAAGGCCGCCGACGGCCGGGTCGCCCGGGTCAGCGGCGCCTATACCGGCCCCGTCCAACCCGTTACCCGCGACAGCGAAATGAGCTGTATCCTCCGCGGGTCCGAAGGCTGCAGCCAGGCCGACTATATGGACCTGCGGTATGCCATTACCGACCGGACCGGGGAGGAGCGCATCGTCACCTGGGAGCACAAGCTCAAACACTATTTCCGTTTTGAAGGCAAAAGCCACCACGCCGGCGAATACCAGAACTACCTGGACTACTTCGCGGACTGCCTGGCAGAAGGACGCACCGCCTACCCCGACGTCAGGGAAGGCATAGGGACCGTCGCCCTCCTCCAGGCCATGGACCAATCCCTCACCACCGGTAAACCCGTTTCCCTATGAAAGGCCTCGCCGCTTCCCTGGGCACACCCGACTTCATCATCATCGGGATCTACTTCGTCGTCCTGATAGGGATTGCCTGTTACGTCAGCTTCGTCCAGCGCCGCCGGAGCGGCGAAAACCTTTTCCTCGCACAACACTCCCTGGGCTGGGCCAGTATCGGGCTAAACATGTGGGGAACCAATGTCGGGCCTTCCTTGCTCATCGCGTCCGCCAGCATCGGCTACACCACGGGGATCGTCGCCGGCAATTTCTCCTGGTACGCGTTTGTATTTATCCTGATGCTCGGGCTCGTCTTTGCGCCCCGTTACCTCGGTGCCCGCGTATCCACACTCCCCGAATTCATGGGCAAACGCTTTGGCCACACGACGCGCAACCTCCTGGCCTGGTACACCCTCATCACCATCCTGATCTCCTGGTTGTCGCTGGGCCTTTTTGCCGGTGGTTTGCTCGTCCGCCAGCTCCTGGACGTACCCATGTGGCTGGCCATCGTCGCCATGATGCTGCTGGCGGGCTTTTTCACCGCAGCCGGCGGTCTCAAGGCCATCGCGTACACCAACGTTTTTCAAATGATCCTGCTCATCGCCGTGTCGTTCTACCTCGTCATTATCGGTTTGTCAAAAATCGGTGGCGTGCACGTGTTGTATACCCATACACCCGCGACCTATTGGAACCTTTTCCTCCCTGCCCACGACCGGCGCTATCCCTGGCCTGCCATCC
This region of Dinghuibacter silviterrae genomic DNA includes:
- a CDS encoding Gfo/Idh/MocA family protein; translated protein: MLRLGILGLGEGRSAISAALHSDRYQLRNICDRNEALCRERVEEFGFPTYTLNYQDLLDDPGIDVIAIYTPDHLHADHVKAALLHGKHVVCTKPFIDDLGRGQELIDLSEATGRKVFVGQSSRFFEPMRRQRADYEAGLIGDLVTVEAYYHADHRWFLAKGWSLGERFKWLYGGLSHPVDLVRWYLPDIVEVMGYGLLSPNGRKGGLQHEDTMHFIFKAADGRVARVSGAYTGPVQPVTRDSEMSCILRGSEGCSQADYMDLRYAITDRTGEERIVTWEHKLKHYFRFEGKSHHAGEYQNYLDYFADCLAEGRTAYPDVREGIGTVALLQAMDQSLTTGKPVSL